DNA sequence from the Streptomyces sp. NBC_01497 genome:
AGAAGGTGCGCAACCTGGCCGTCGGCCACGGTCTGAACGCCGCCACCGGCGAGTACGTCGACATGATCGCCGAGGGCATCATCGACCCCGCGAAGGTGACGCGTTCCGCTCTGCAGAACGCGGCCTCCATCGCGGCGCTGTTCCTCACCACCGAGGCCGTCATCGCGGACAAGCCCGAGAAGGCCGCCGCCGGTGGCGCGCCGGGCGGCATGCCGGGCGGTGACATGGACTTCTGATCCTCTTACCGAGGTTCGGAATCCGGTTCGGATCCGAGGGCGGCACCCCTACTCCCAGGGGGTGCCGCCCTCGGCGCGTTGTCCGGGCGCACGGTCCACGCCCGCCGGGCCGTAGACGGACGGACGGGACGCGCCCGCCGGGCCGTTGACGGACGGACCGGACAGGTCCACCGGGCCGTTCACGGACGGACCGGACACCTGGGGCGGCGGCACGGACGACGCCCGGCGCGCCCCGGCGTACGGGGCCTCGTGCGCCACCCCGGTGAAGGGGCCCTCCTGCGGGGCGGACGCCCGGTGCGCCGGGCGGTGCACGCCCGACAGGTCCCGTGCCGTCACGCTGTTGCGGTCCCTGACCGAGCGGCCCAGCGCGAACTGCGGCCACAGGCCCGCCGCCTGGGAGCGGCTGCGCTCGCTCCACTCGCGCGCGGCGGCCTCGCCCGCCTTGTAGTAGTTGAGCGCGAAGCCGCCGGTGTGCACCCGCAGCAGGCAGAAGCCGCCGGGGTACTCCTTGACGGCGCTGACCTCCTGGAGCGTCACCCGGGGTGCCCTGAGCGAGATGGACCGCTTGTTGCGGTGGGTGTGCCCCGCGTGGTGCAGGAAGACGCCCGGCGCGGCGTCGTAGGCGGCGAGGATCGCCCGGGCCTGGCGGCGGCCGAGGTGCTGGCCGCGTGTCGCGGGGAACGGTGAGTGCGGCACCGACAGCGGATGGTGCCCGAACACGACGGTGGGCTGGTCCCGGTGCTCCCTCAGGCCGCGCAGGAACCAGGACAGCTGCTCCGGCGAAAGGCCCCCGCTGTCCCCGCCGTTGCCCGGCTTGTCGTACGTGTCGAGGCCGACGACCCGCAGACCGCCGAGGTCGCGGGCGAAGTACGTGGGTCCGCCGCCGGGCGAGAACGCGTCCCGGAAGCCGTCCCGCGCCCGGGGCCGGTCGTGGTTTCCGCGCGTGATGAAGTACCGCTCGCCGTGCGGCCCGAACGTGTCCAGGATCTCCTTCGCCTTGCGCAGGTCCGCCTGCCCTGCCTCGGCGGAGATGTCGCCCGCCGCGAGGAGGTAGTCGGCGCCGCGCCGTACGGCCTCCGCCACGAGGGCGCGCCCCATCAGCTCCGGGTACGGGGCGAAGCCCTCGGGTTGCGAGACGCCCTGGAGCAGCGGGAAGCCCGGCAGCTTCGGCACGCCCGCGATGCGGCCGGCGGTGGTCTCGCCCAGGTGCAGGTCGTTGCAGAGCGCGACGGCGAACAGGTAGCGGCCCGGCGGCGGTTGCGGCGTCGTGAACGCGTACGGCCCGCCCGCCGTGCCGAGCCCGTACGGCGAGGTGCCCGCGGCGTTTCCCGCGACCAGGCACAGCGGCGTGGGCAGCGCGGCACGCCCGTACGAGAGCGCCTGGTAGTAGTAGGTGCGGCCCGGTTCGAGGCCGGTGATCTCCACCTGGTGGTAGGCCGTGCGGTGCTCCTCGCCGACGCGGCGCGTCAGCCGGCCCGGGTGGGTGCCGAAGACGATCTCGCCGTCCGTGGCAGCGGGCAGCATCCGGCCGCAGCCGTCGTCGGTGCCAGGGACCCCGGTGTACCAGGTGAAGATCGCCCGGTCCTCGGTGAGCGTGACGAGTTCGAGCCCGACCGGGCTGACGGCGGCGGCGAGGCCGCGTGGTCCGGCTCGCAGCGGCGGGGCCACGGCGGCGGCCCAGACGGCGGCGCGGTGCAGCAACTCCTGGCGGGCCGAGGGACAACAGCGCATGTTCGGTGTCTTACCCACCTCAGGTGAACGCGCGAGCCACCGGTCGGATGCCCAAATGTCCGCCAACCGTATGACGCGGGACAGCACAGGACCCCGTGCGCCGGGGGAGACTGCGGGGCGGGGAGCGCCCCGCCGCCGTCGCGCCGGGGCTCCTCGCCGTCCCCCGTACGGGCATGCGCACGACGACTAGGACGACTGTGACCAGGGTCAGCCCCGCACGCTCCGCCGATGCCGACA
Encoded proteins:
- a CDS encoding metallophosphoesterase family protein; protein product: MGKTPNMRCCPSARQELLHRAAVWAAAVAPPLRAGPRGLAAAVSPVGLELVTLTEDRAIFTWYTGVPGTDDGCGRMLPAATDGEIVFGTHPGRLTRRVGEEHRTAYHQVEITGLEPGRTYYYQALSYGRAALPTPLCLVAGNAAGTSPYGLGTAGGPYAFTTPQPPPGRYLFAVALCNDLHLGETTAGRIAGVPKLPGFPLLQGVSQPEGFAPYPELMGRALVAEAVRRGADYLLAAGDISAEAGQADLRKAKEILDTFGPHGERYFITRGNHDRPRARDGFRDAFSPGGGPTYFARDLGGLRVVGLDTYDKPGNGGDSGGLSPEQLSWFLRGLREHRDQPTVVFGHHPLSVPHSPFPATRGQHLGRRQARAILAAYDAAPGVFLHHAGHTHRNKRSISLRAPRVTLQEVSAVKEYPGGFCLLRVHTGGFALNYYKAGEAAAREWSERSRSQAAGLWPQFALGRSVRDRNSVTARDLSGVHRPAHRASAPQEGPFTGVAHEAPYAGARRASSVPPPQVSGPSVNGPVDLSGPSVNGPAGASRPSVYGPAGVDRAPGQRAEGGTPWE